A genome region from Desulfonatronovibrio magnus includes the following:
- a CDS encoding YceD family protein, whose protein sequence is MQNKWLLISEIPVQGREFYFDNPQDWAALWKQSGLDCSVNKNLYAHLEVFPQSQGIYIKGSIQGNISLDCSRCLERADVLISHDFDIFEDYDDFKSEQSDSALLKFENGNWYISILQTVLEQFILALPVKIICSESCSGLCPDCGKNLNRDECVCGREYGDPRLAVFRNIKIQ, encoded by the coding sequence ATGCAAAACAAGTGGTTGCTGATTTCTGAAATCCCGGTCCAAGGCCGGGAGTTTTATTTTGATAACCCTCAAGACTGGGCTGCGCTGTGGAAGCAGTCCGGGCTTGACTGCTCGGTTAACAAAAATTTATACGCTCACCTTGAAGTTTTTCCCCAGTCTCAGGGAATATACATTAAAGGCAGCATTCAGGGTAATATTTCTTTAGACTGCTCAAGGTGCCTGGAACGGGCTGATGTTCTCATTAGTCATGATTTTGATATCTTTGAAGATTATGATGACTTCAAATCCGAACAGTCTGACTCTGCGCTGCTCAAGTTTGAAAACGGCAACTGGTACATAAGTATATTGCAGACAGTTCTGGAGCAATTCATCCTTGCCTTGCCTGTCAAAATTATTTGTTCTGAAAGTTGCTCAGGGTTATGTCCGGATTGCGGTAAGAATCTTAACCGTGACGAGTGTGTTTGTGGCAGGGAATACGGCGACCCAAGACTGGCTGTCTTTAGAAATATAAAAATTCAATAA
- the rpmB gene encoding 50S ribosomal protein L28, producing MSKQCEVCGKKPQVGNNVSHANNRNKRRFLPNLQKVRSQDRQGKVRRLSVCTRCLRSGAIVKPAVS from the coding sequence ATGAGCAAGCAATGTGAGGTATGCGGCAAAAAGCCCCAGGTAGGAAATAACGTCAGTCACGCCAACAACCGTAACAAAAGAAGATTTCTGCCCAACCTGCAGAAAGTTCGATCCCAGGACAGGCAGGGTAAAGTAAGAAGGCTCAGTGTATGCACCAGATGCCTTCGTTCAGGAGCTATTGTCAAGCCAGCTGTAAGCTGA
- the rpmF gene encoding 50S ribosomal protein L32, whose amino-acid sequence MALPKSKTSKSKKGMRRSHDRIPTPNFIYCECGESTLPHRVCPDCGTYKGRQYLRPNQDAAEI is encoded by the coding sequence ATGGCATTACCAAAAAGTAAAACATCCAAGTCCAAAAAAGGCATGCGCAGATCACATGATCGTATCCCAACCCCCAACTTTATTTATTGTGAGTGTGGTGAATCCACTCTACCCCACAGGGTCTGTCCTGACTGCGGCACTTACAAAGGGCGTCAGTACTTAAGGCCAAATCAGGATGCAGCAGAAATTTAA